The Streptomyces pratensis genomic interval GGTGGTCGCGGCCGTGCAGGGTGCGGCGGGGGTGCTGCACGATGCCGCCGCGATCAGTCTCCTGCCCAGCCTGGTCGACCGGTCCCTGCTCCAGCGGAGCAACAGCCGCATCGGCGGGCTGTTCGCCGTCGCCGCCACTGCGGGCAGCAACCTCGGCGCCGCCCTGACTGCGCTCCTCGGCCCGGCCCGGGCGCTTCTCGGGGACGTCCTGTCCTACCTCGTCAGCGCCTGGTGCACCGCCCGCATCCAGGCTCCCGAAAGCCCCCGGTCGGCAGCGGAGGGCCGTCGGCTGCACACCGAGATCGGTGAGGGCCTGCGCTATGTGAACGGCGACCACCGGCTGCGCACTCTGACCCTTGTCAACGCCACGACGTCGTTCGCCCTGGCGCTCCTCAATACTTTGTGGGCGCTGTACCTGCTCCGGTCCCTCGCGATGAGCGCGACCGCGTTCGGTGTGGTCCTGGGACTCGGGGCGCTGGGCGCGGCGGCGGGTGCACTGGCCGCACCGTCGCTCGCGGCGCGCTACGGGCCCGGGCCGATGATGCTCGCCGCGCTCGCGATCACTCCGCTCACCCAGGTCCCTCTGCTCCTCGCCTCCTCGGGCCTGGTCTGGCAGTTCGCCATCGGCGCCGCCCTGTTCCTTCAGCTAGCTTGCGCCGGGGCCGCGGGGACGACCCAGCGCACCATTCGCCAGGTCGTCACCGCCGACGGCATGCAGGCTCGGATGCAGGCCGTGAGTACCTGGCTCACCTCCGGTGCACGGCCGGTGGCCGCGCTCCTCGCCGGTGGTCTCGGCACGTGGATCGGCGTGCGCCCCACCCTGGGTGCCGGTACCTGCCTCCTCGTCGTCCCCCTCGTGGTCCTCTACCGCTCCCCGCTGCGCAGCCTGCTGGACATGCCCAGCTCACCCGGCATGGCTTCTCCTTCAGCCGGGGCCGTCACAGCTCCGACGCCGTCGAGGCCGATCGTCCCCGATCCTGCAGTCGCCGTGGATGTGCGGCACGACCCCTCTTCGGAAGGTGGCCCGTGAGCACGACCCCGGACACGGCCCCTAACCCGAAGCCCTCATCTGAGGGCCCGCCGCCAGGGGCGCGCCTCCTGTCCAGCACCCGCATCCCGTCCCCGACGTCCCGAGGTGATCACATGCCGCCTTCCCGCTCCCACATCCGCGCGACCATCGGGACCTATCTCAGTCGGTATGCCGGGGAACGGGAGGCCCTGGAAGGGCTGCTGCCTGTCCTCGACGGCGCCGCGGAGCCGTCCAGCCGCGCCACCCTGCCCGGTCACGTCACCTGCAGCGCGGTGGTCATCGACCGCGGCCGGCGGGTGCTCCACATCGGCCACCGGGCCACGGGACTGTTTCTCGCCCCAGGCGGCCATGTCGAGGCGGGTGACCGTACGCTCCTGGCCACGGCCGTCCGCGAGGTGTGCGAAGAGGCAGGGCTGCGCCCCGGCGACCTGTGCCTGACTCCGCAGTTCCTCGACGAGCCGATCGACGTGGACGTCCATGACATCGACGCCAACCCGGCCGAGGGCGAGGCCGCTCACCAGCACTTCGATGTCCGTTTCGCGTTCTACCTCACCGCTGAGCAACCGCCCGCGCTCGCTCTGCAGGACGAGGAAGTCGCCGGCGCGCAGTGGCTCCCGTACGCCGACGTGCGCTCCCCCACGCTGCGGGCCAAGCTGCTGACTGCCGAGCTGCATGGCCTGGATGGGCGCCCGGAGCCCGTGAGCGCCAGCGCCCTGATCCACGACGGAGCCGGCCGGTATCTCCTTCATCTGCGCGATGACCGTGAGGGCATGTGGGAGCCCTGGGTTCTGGCCCTCGTGGGAGGCAAACGGTCACGGGAGGATGCCAGCCTCGAGACGACACTGCGGCGCGAGCTCGCCGAGGAAACTCCTGGCCTGGAACCCATAGGCCTGATGCCGTTCGCCGTCCAGGAGGCGACGAGCGTCGACGGCCTGGCCGTGCCCATCCGTGTCTACGCCGGGCACTGGAGCGGTGACACCGAGACGGTGGACCTCCGCGAAGGTGTCCTGCTGACGTGGTGCACCGTGGACATGCTCGACCGGCTGCGCCTGAGCCCCGGGCTCGGTGAGCTGATCCGGCGCCACGCGGCCGAGCATCCCGCGGCGAAGGAACTGCCGGACGGTGCTGGCCCGCCGGCCGACGAGGCGCCGCCGGGGACCGAGCTGCACATCGTCGGCGTGCACCTCCATCTCCAGGACGACCAGGGGCGGATCCTCCTCGGCCTGCGCCACCCGGAGTCCGCCTTCGCGCCGGACACCTGGCACTTCCTGGCCGGTCACTGCGAGCGGGAAACGGCGATCGACTGTCTGGTTCGGGAAGCAAAGGAGGAAGCGGGCCTGATCATCGCGCCCGAGGACGTCGACCTCGTCCACACGGTGCACCACGTCGACTCCCCCGACGCCCGGCCGAGGATCGCGCTCGTCTTCCAGGCTCGCTCCTGGACTGGCAACCCGGAGGTTCTGGAACCCGACCGGTGCGTGGAGTGGCGGTGGTGGAAGCCGCAGGGCCTTCCGGCCGAGGTTGTGCCGTACACCCGCATGGCAATCGACGGGATCCTTCAAGGGCGCCGGTACTGCGAGGAGGGCTGGGGCGAGCGATGAGCACTCTGGATACCTGTCCCACCGCCGGTGATCAGGCACCAAAGCTGATCGCAGGCCCGGTCGGCGGAGCCACACCGACAAATGCGGAAGCGGATCCGGCCGCCGCGCGGGCGGAGATGGTCGCCCGGCTTGAGGAGGAAGGATCCTCTCCAAGCGCGAAGACTTCGACCGAGTCGACGCAGTACGGGCGAGCGCAGACGCGATCCTGGTCGGGGCCGGCACCCTGCGCGTCGACAACCCACGGCTCCTCGTAACTCGAAGCAGCTGCGTGCCGCCCGGGTCGCAGCAGGTCTATCCGCTGAAGGTCCACCATTACCGGCCCCGGTGACCTCGGCCCAGAGTGGAAGTTCTGGCATCACGGAGGCGAAAACCTCGTCCTGGCCGTCGGCGGGGCAGCCGCGGAGAAGGCAGGCATGGCGATGATCCTCTCTTTTGGAGGCCTAACGCCCCTTACCTACAGCTGACTTGCGGTCAGGTACTTGTCCGCTTACGGCGTTCGAGAATCTTGAGATGCCGCCACAGGCACTGCCATGGCTCCGCCCTCTTCACGCCGCACGCCATCAGGAAGGTGAGGTAGCGGGCGAGTGGTGGGAGCGTTGGTTCCTTCGGAGGCTTCGGTGCAATCACGCTGTGCCGGCTCGTCTAGTCCCCACAGCGTAAGCACCCCCAAGAGTGCCAACGTCCCCACAGCCACGCTATTCGGCACTGGCAATTCCACGACCATGGGAGCGAAGGCCACGAGGAGTGCTGCGGGACGGCGGGCGAAGCTGCGTACACCTCGTGCCGTTCGTCGGTGGTCCCTGGTCTTCGTGCGGTCCGTACGTAGACGTACTCCATGTTCGGATTCCGTTTCCGCCATGACCCGATCCTCCTCCCATAGGTTTCTTCACATCAGAAGACCAAGACCGTCACCCTCTCGTACAGGGCTCATGGGGAGGCTCACGGATTGCAGAGCACGCTCAAATCAACTCTTTTGCTCTACGCTGGAGTTGTCGCTGTGTCATCCACTGAGAGGGTCGGCCGGCGGACGGGGGGAGGTTGTCCGTTGACGACGAGAGCAACAGAAACCGGGGGCAGGACGGCTAATCGGCCGGAGAACGTACGTCTGGAAGGGCTCATCGGGGAATCCGGAATGAGCCGCAAAGGCTTTGCCTACCGACTCAACCAGCTGTG includes:
- a CDS encoding MFS transporter; the encoded protein is MTSSADSSSGTRPSLWRHRDFRRYLSGQAVSVTGSSISTMVIPVLAVLELGATTAEVAWLTFLGQLPPALMALHAGALADRHSKRKQMIAGDLVSAAALASVPVAAALDRLSLTQLMVVAAVQGAAGVLHDAAAISLLPSLVDRSLLQRSNSRIGGLFAVAATAGSNLGAALTALLGPARALLGDVLSYLVSAWCTARIQAPESPRSAAEGRRLHTEIGEGLRYVNGDHRLRTLTLVNATTSFALALLNTLWALYLLRSLAMSATAFGVVLGLGALGAAAGALAAPSLAARYGPGPMMLAALAITPLTQVPLLLASSGLVWQFAIGAALFLQLACAGAAGTTQRTIRQVVTADGMQARMQAVSTWLTSGARPVAALLAGGLGTWIGVRPTLGAGTCLLVVPLVVLYRSPLRSLLDMPSSPGMASPSAGAVTAPTPSRPIVPDPAVAVDVRHDPSSEGGP
- a CDS encoding NUDIX domain-containing protein codes for the protein MPPSRSHIRATIGTYLSRYAGEREALEGLLPVLDGAAEPSSRATLPGHVTCSAVVIDRGRRVLHIGHRATGLFLAPGGHVEAGDRTLLATAVREVCEEAGLRPGDLCLTPQFLDEPIDVDVHDIDANPAEGEAAHQHFDVRFAFYLTAEQPPALALQDEEVAGAQWLPYADVRSPTLRAKLLTAELHGLDGRPEPVSASALIHDGAGRYLLHLRDDREGMWEPWVLALVGGKRSREDASLETTLRRELAEETPGLEPIGLMPFAVQEATSVDGLAVPIRVYAGHWSGDTETVDLREGVLLTWCTVDMLDRLRLSPGLGELIRRHAAEHPAAKELPDGAGPPADEAPPGTELHIVGVHLHLQDDQGRILLGLRHPESAFAPDTWHFLAGHCERETAIDCLVREAKEEAGLIIAPEDVDLVHTVHHVDSPDARPRIALVFQARSWTGNPEVLEPDRCVEWRWWKPQGLPAEVVPYTRMAIDGILQGRRYCEEGWGER